One window of Pseudomonadota bacterium genomic DNA carries:
- a CDS encoding phosphotransferase family protein, translating into MHEQFIGTRPVDPKRQFNLDRLGEYLSACIDGFQGPIELEQFSGGQSNPTFLLKASSGKYVLRRKPSGKLLPSAHAVDREYRVMSALYPTDVPVAKTHCLCEDETVIGTAFYVMDFVQGRVLWDGLLPDLDRDERSSIYDEMNRVIAVLHTIDQSTVGLESFGRPGNFVERQISRWIKQYRASETEEIEPMENLIQWLPDNVPQSEEISITHGDYRLDNVIFHPTEAKVLAVLDWELSTLGHPVADLAYHCMYWRLTPGEFRGIAGVDHEQTGIPHEEQYVERYCQRTGRTSIENWDFYIAYNMFRLAGILQGIMGRVKDGTAANAHALEQGKRARPMAEAGWRQVEKILRKPVS; encoded by the coding sequence ATGCATGAACAATTTATCGGTACTCGGCCCGTTGATCCCAAGCGACAATTTAATCTCGATCGCTTAGGAGAATATTTAAGCGCATGTATTGATGGATTCCAAGGGCCTATTGAGCTTGAACAATTTAGTGGTGGGCAATCTAACCCAACTTTTCTTCTTAAGGCCTCAAGCGGTAAGTATGTGTTACGTCGAAAGCCTTCTGGAAAGTTATTGCCATCAGCCCATGCGGTTGACAGAGAGTATCGTGTCATGAGTGCTCTGTATCCTACTGACGTGCCTGTCGCAAAAACGCATTGTCTGTGTGAGGACGAAACGGTCATTGGGACTGCTTTTTATGTGATGGACTTTGTGCAAGGTCGTGTTCTTTGGGATGGTCTACTACCGGATTTGGATCGAGACGAGAGATCGAGTATTTACGACGAGATGAATCGCGTGATCGCGGTGCTACATACTATTGATCAATCTACGGTGGGTCTCGAGTCTTTTGGTCGACCAGGAAATTTCGTTGAGCGACAAATCAGTCGATGGATTAAACAATACCGCGCTTCAGAAACGGAAGAGATTGAACCGATGGAGAACCTCATTCAGTGGTTGCCTGATAACGTACCCCAAAGTGAGGAAATCTCTATCACGCATGGTGACTATCGATTGGACAATGTGATCTTTCATCCTACTGAAGCCAAAGTCTTAGCGGTATTGGACTGGGAGCTATCAACGTTAGGTCATCCTGTGGCGGATCTCGCGTATCACTGCATGTACTGGAGACTGACCCCGGGTGAGTTTCGCGGTATTGCTGGTGTAGACCATGAGCAAACCGGGATTCCTCACGAGGAGCAGTACGTTGAACGTTATTGCCAGCGCACTGGAAGGACTTCAATTGAAAATTGGGATTTCTATATTGCCTACAACATGTTTCGATTAGCCGGTATTCTTCAAGGAATTATGGGGCGCGTTAAGGATGGGACTGCTGCTAATGCGCATGCGCTAGAACAGGGTAAACGAGCTCGACCCATGGCGGAGGCGGGTTGGAGGCAGGTTGAGAAAATCCTAAGAAAACCCGTTTCATAA
- a CDS encoding pyridoxal phosphate-dependent aminotransferase — protein sequence MPVISQRSSQLGTENAFVVLAEVGDLQRQGKDIVSFCIGMPDFPTPQNVQDAGIRAIQGGKHGYTPSAGIPEIRQAVAQYLNNTRGLDYQADDVVVAAGAKPFIMYSILATTDYGQEHEVIYPNPGFPIYESQIKVNGSIPVPLHLRESRGFNFDPAELEARINDKTRLLILNSPQNPTGGIISRAELAVIADILDKYPNVWVFSDEIYSQLCFEESFTSIASFPNMTERTIVADGCSKTWAMTGWRLGFAANKVLAPTFTKWVTNTESCASHITQWAGVEALNGDQSGAAMMRSKFLERRDLIVGLLNKVPGVTCLIPGGAFYVWPNVTEACDMIGVKNSQELRQRLLHEAGVAVLADIHFGRRVPDDGQHIRFSYAASNENIIEGVARLDAFVRKNMR from the coding sequence ATGCCGGTAATCTCACAACGCTCGAGTCAATTAGGGACAGAGAATGCATTTGTTGTTTTGGCTGAGGTAGGTGATCTTCAAAGGCAAGGCAAGGACATTGTATCTTTTTGTATCGGAATGCCTGATTTCCCAACACCACAGAATGTCCAAGATGCAGGCATTAGAGCTATTCAAGGTGGCAAGCATGGCTATACGCCATCTGCAGGTATCCCAGAAATAAGGCAGGCGGTTGCACAATATCTCAATAACACACGTGGGTTGGATTATCAGGCTGACGATGTTGTAGTTGCTGCAGGTGCTAAGCCATTCATCATGTATTCAATACTTGCAACCACCGATTATGGTCAGGAGCATGAGGTCATTTATCCTAATCCGGGGTTTCCGATATACGAATCTCAAATAAAGGTGAATGGATCGATACCAGTTCCTTTGCATTTGCGGGAATCAAGAGGTTTTAATTTTGATCCAGCAGAATTAGAAGCAAGAATAAACGATAAGACCCGTTTGCTGATTCTTAATTCTCCTCAAAACCCAACTGGGGGTATTATTTCTAGGGCTGAGTTAGCAGTTATTGCTGATATACTTGATAAATATCCGAACGTATGGGTATTCTCGGACGAGATTTATTCGCAATTATGCTTTGAAGAGTCATTTACCTCAATCGCGAGTTTTCCCAACATGACGGAGCGAACTATTGTAGCTGATGGGTGCTCGAAGACTTGGGCAATGACAGGTTGGAGACTAGGGTTCGCAGCGAATAAAGTGCTTGCACCAACCTTCACAAAATGGGTTACCAACACTGAGTCATGCGCCTCACATATCACGCAATGGGCTGGAGTCGAGGCGCTCAACGGTGACCAGTCTGGGGCGGCGATGATGCGCTCAAAGTTTCTCGAGCGCCGTGATTTGATCGTTGGCCTCTTGAATAAGGTTCCGGGCGTTACTTGTCTTATTCCAGGTGGTGCGTTCTATGTGTGGCCAAATGTGACTGAGGCCTGCGATATGATAGGCGTCAAAAATTCTCAAGAGTTGAGGCAACGACTGCTTCATGAGGCAGGGGTAGCTGTGTTGGCAGATATTCATTTTGGCCGACGGGTGCCCGATGATGGGCAGCACATCAGATTCAGCTATGCTGCTTCTAACGAGAATATTATTGAAGGTGTCGCGCGATTAGATGCCTTTGTTCGAAAGAATATGCGGTAA
- a CDS encoding fumarylacetoacetate hydrolase family protein, whose amino-acid sequence MQNQSKIALKAAQLLLEQHSQDAAFADLPIDIKPTTESQAYAIQSEFFKLRKSSLGDIVGYKVALTSEVMQNLVKFPTPFSGPLHGNLIYEDGVTLLTKNYGQLCIECEIAAVLKTDLPRRETPYCATDIADAIDTIAPALEIVDDRRADYDRISQEILTVIADNALNAGLVHGKMTDDWRQLDLATLKGTVRINGQLTGEGYGRDVLGHPFNALAWLSNKILDQGQTIKAGMTIITGSMIKTQFVQPGDQLTFTIPELGSVSIHVS is encoded by the coding sequence ATGCAAAATCAATCCAAAATCGCTTTGAAGGCAGCTCAGCTTTTATTAGAGCAACACAGTCAAGACGCTGCCTTCGCCGATCTGCCCATAGATATCAAACCAACAACTGAGTCACAGGCTTATGCGATTCAGTCTGAATTCTTTAAGCTTCGTAAATCCAGCTTAGGCGACATCGTTGGCTACAAAGTAGCGCTTACGTCTGAAGTCATGCAAAATCTTGTTAAGTTCCCAACTCCTTTTAGCGGCCCTTTACACGGCAACCTAATCTACGAAGATGGCGTAACCCTCCTAACCAAGAATTACGGACAGCTGTGCATTGAATGTGAGATTGCAGCTGTTCTAAAGACAGACTTACCCCGCCGAGAAACCCCCTATTGTGCGACCGATATCGCTGACGCGATTGATACCATTGCTCCAGCACTTGAAATTGTAGATGACAGACGTGCTGACTACGACCGAATCAGTCAAGAAATTCTCACTGTGATTGCGGACAATGCGTTGAATGCTGGGCTCGTGCACGGGAAAATGACGGATGACTGGCGACAACTAGATCTTGCTACTTTAAAAGGTACTGTAAGAATTAACGGGCAATTAACAGGCGAAGGCTATGGTCGAGACGTGCTCGGGCACCCCTTCAACGCACTTGCCTGGCTCTCAAATAAAATACTTGACCAAGGTCAAACCATCAAGGCGGGTATGACTATCATTACAGGATCAATGATCAAGACCCAATTTGTGCAGCCAGGAGACCAGCTGACATTCACCATCCCAGAACTCGGGTCGGTAAGCATCCACGTATCATGA
- a CDS encoding NADPH:quinone oxidoreductase family protein codes for MRAVLCKELGMPDGLVLEEVPGLVPGIGQVVIAVQACGVNFPDTLIIQGKYQFKPDLPFSPGGEVAGVVKQVGPDVDTLKVGDRVIAFSTWGGFAEELVVEQTRTVMIADKMDFERASAFVLTYGTSYHALKDRAQLQAGETLLVLGASGGVGIAAIQLGKVLGATVIAAASNADKLSVCRQSGADHLINYAQSDLRQSVKDITQGRGVDVVYDPVGGSFSEKALRDMSWGGRFLVVGFAAGEIPKVPLNLPLLKGCSVVGVFWGEFTKRQPDLNKKNNQELMDLFEQGKISPYIHKVYPLERAGEALNELMQKRVIGKVVLSTSR; via the coding sequence ATGCGAGCAGTACTATGCAAAGAGTTAGGAATGCCTGATGGTTTGGTCTTGGAGGAAGTGCCAGGCTTAGTGCCAGGTATAGGGCAGGTTGTGATAGCGGTTCAGGCTTGTGGGGTAAATTTCCCAGACACGCTCATTATCCAAGGAAAATATCAATTTAAGCCGGATCTGCCATTTTCTCCAGGTGGAGAGGTCGCGGGAGTAGTCAAGCAAGTGGGTCCCGATGTGGACACTCTGAAGGTTGGGGATCGAGTCATTGCATTTTCAACATGGGGAGGCTTTGCTGAGGAGTTGGTTGTCGAGCAAACCCGTACCGTTATGATTGCTGACAAAATGGATTTTGAAAGAGCGTCCGCTTTCGTTTTGACGTATGGCACGAGTTATCACGCGTTGAAGGATCGTGCTCAATTGCAAGCCGGTGAAACTCTACTGGTTCTTGGCGCCTCTGGAGGTGTTGGTATAGCTGCGATTCAATTAGGCAAAGTCCTAGGTGCAACGGTGATCGCTGCGGCATCAAATGCCGACAAATTGTCTGTTTGCAGGCAAAGCGGTGCAGATCACTTAATTAATTATGCGCAAAGTGATTTGCGTCAGTCTGTTAAAGACATCACGCAAGGTCGCGGTGTTGATGTGGTTTACGATCCGGTGGGTGGCTCATTTTCGGAGAAAGCGCTCCGAGATATGAGTTGGGGTGGTCGATTTTTAGTGGTTGGTTTCGCTGCAGGTGAGATTCCAAAAGTGCCGCTTAATTTGCCATTACTCAAAGGATGTTCTGTTGTTGGTGTTTTTTGGGGAGAGTTTACTAAGCGTCAGCCAGATTTGAATAAAAAGAACAACCAAGAATTAATGGATTTATTCGAGCAAGGAAAAATATCTCCGTACATTCACAAAGTTTATCCGCTAGAGCGGGCGGGTGAGGCGCTTAACGAACTTATGCAAAAGCGCGTTATTGGCAAAGTGGTGCTCTCAACCAGTCGTTAG
- a CDS encoding peptide chain release factor 3 gives MEQTKNEVQTEAKRRRTFAIISHPDAGKTTLTEKLLLFGGAIQAAGTVKARKSNKYATSDWMAIEKERGISVASSVMQFEYRDCVINLLDTPGHRDFSEDTYRVLTAVDAALMVIDCTKGVESQTIKLLEVCRQRNTPIITFVNKLDREGRHPLEIIDEIESVLNIHCAPITWPIGMGKRLAGIYDLARQETLLFDPNNPDQRNISALKGLDKNMVDARFSAEVAETQDEISLLQEDGRHFDREYFLEGELTPVFFGSAMNNFGVIKALEALVEDAPSPRARLAIERSVAPEENNFSAFVFKIQANMDPQHRDRIAFLRVCSGRFSRGMKLLHVRSGKEIRAGQVVSFLSQRRETIEDAWPGDIIGLLNHGSIDIGDTFTVGESLSFTGIPYFAPELFQGVNLKDPLKSKQLQKGLQQLGEEGAIQVFKPVIGNEMILGAVGLLQFEVVAHRLKAEYGVDASTRSLSFYGARWITSSNKKKLIEFEKKLAGNLAHDASGSLAFLATSKPNLDLTMERWPDIEFHNVREHAQKFAA, from the coding sequence GTGGAACAGACAAAAAACGAAGTCCAAACGGAGGCTAAGAGACGTAGGACCTTCGCAATCATTTCTCACCCTGATGCTGGAAAAACAACGCTAACGGAAAAGTTATTGCTCTTTGGTGGTGCGATACAAGCTGCAGGAACGGTTAAAGCAAGAAAATCTAATAAATATGCAACCTCGGACTGGATGGCCATCGAAAAAGAACGAGGCATTTCAGTCGCAAGCTCGGTTATGCAATTTGAATACCGCGATTGCGTGATTAATTTGTTGGACACACCGGGCCATAGAGATTTTTCGGAAGATACCTATCGAGTATTAACCGCAGTCGATGCAGCATTGATGGTTATCGACTGTACGAAGGGTGTCGAATCACAAACCATAAAACTTTTAGAAGTCTGTCGACAAAGAAACACCCCCATCATCACTTTTGTGAATAAACTTGATCGCGAAGGCAGGCATCCCTTAGAAATTATCGACGAGATTGAATCGGTGCTCAATATTCATTGTGCACCGATTACCTGGCCAATCGGAATGGGGAAAAGACTTGCCGGAATTTACGATTTAGCAAGACAAGAAACACTACTCTTCGATCCGAATAACCCAGATCAAAGAAACATCTCAGCCCTAAAGGGATTGGACAAAAATATGGTCGATGCTCGATTCTCGGCTGAAGTCGCCGAGACTCAAGATGAAATCAGTCTCTTACAAGAAGATGGCAGACATTTTGACAGGGAATATTTTCTTGAAGGCGAGCTCACGCCCGTATTTTTTGGGTCTGCCATGAATAATTTTGGCGTCATCAAAGCCCTTGAAGCCTTAGTTGAAGATGCGCCCTCGCCTCGTGCGCGCCTCGCCATTGAACGCTCTGTTGCGCCTGAGGAAAACAATTTTTCAGCCTTTGTGTTCAAGATACAAGCCAATATGGACCCACAGCATCGTGATCGAATTGCATTTCTGAGAGTTTGCTCGGGACGTTTCTCAAGAGGCATGAAATTACTGCACGTCAGGAGCGGCAAAGAAATCCGAGCGGGTCAAGTCGTAAGCTTCTTATCTCAGAGACGCGAAACTATTGAAGATGCTTGGCCTGGAGACATCATCGGCCTTCTCAATCACGGGAGCATTGATATTGGAGACACCTTTACCGTCGGAGAGTCATTATCCTTCACAGGCATTCCATACTTCGCTCCCGAATTATTTCAAGGCGTGAATCTCAAGGATCCACTTAAAAGTAAACAACTTCAAAAAGGGTTACAACAACTTGGCGAAGAGGGTGCCATACAGGTTTTCAAACCCGTCATCGGCAATGAAATGATCTTAGGCGCAGTCGGGCTGTTACAGTTTGAAGTCGTCGCACATCGCCTAAAAGCTGAATATGGCGTTGATGCAAGTACTCGGTCCCTTAGTTTCTATGGGGCCCGCTGGATCACCTCATCAAACAAAAAGAAACTGATCGAGTTTGAAAAAAAACTGGCTGGAAACTTGGCACACGATGCGTCTGGAAGTTTGGCATTTTTAGCCACATCTAAACCCAACCTAGATTTAACTATGGAACGATGGCCTGATATTGAGTTCCATAACGTACGCGAACACGCACAAAAATTTGCGGCGTAA
- a CDS encoding FMN-binding protein — translation MNNDWFKLIGIPIATVVVSGHVYAAEYLSVEQAQKLMFGNSAVFKKSDVDLNSNAKKAIKNASGVVVDRDVLPAWKVFYGGNLSGYFIVDEVIGKHEYITYAVALSAQGELRQIEILAYRESYGYEVRNPRWREQFVGHKPGSNLDLGEEIKNISGATMSCRHITEGVNRVLATYDLYLKNQ, via the coding sequence ATGAATAACGATTGGTTCAAACTTATTGGTATTCCCATTGCGACTGTAGTGGTATCTGGGCATGTCTATGCGGCGGAATATTTAAGCGTAGAACAGGCGCAAAAGTTGATGTTTGGCAATTCAGCTGTGTTTAAAAAATCAGATGTTGATCTAAACAGTAATGCAAAAAAAGCAATTAAAAATGCCTCTGGTGTAGTCGTTGATAGAGATGTTTTGCCCGCTTGGAAGGTATTTTATGGTGGTAATTTATCTGGTTACTTTATTGTGGATGAGGTTATTGGAAAGCATGAATACATCACTTATGCTGTGGCCCTAAGTGCTCAGGGTGAATTGAGGCAAATTGAGATTTTGGCATACCGTGAGAGTTATGGTTATGAGGTGCGAAATCCCCGTTGGCGTGAGCAATTTGTGGGACATAAACCTGGATCAAATCTTGACCTCGGGGAGGAAATTAAAAATATTTCTGGAGCAACCATGTCCTGCCGGCATATTACAGAAGGGGTGAATCGGGTGTTGGCCACTTATGATCTCTACCTCAAAAATCAGTAA
- a CDS encoding SDR family NAD(P)-dependent oxidoreductase: protein MRNLKNKVAVITGGASGLGLAMAKRFGREGMRIVLADIETERLNAAVSDLETLGVSALGVSCDVSLAEDVENLAHCTLEHFGSVNVVCNNAGVSLSGLIWEHSTKDWEWAFGPNVWGVIHGIRVFTPILLNQKEEGHIVNTASVAGLMSFNGMGLYCATKHAVVTMSECLHHDLTSVAEHVHCSVLCPAYVPTRIADSERNRPEQLQDKREKSAFEVDMEKNLKKAVESGKISAEQVADHVLAAIQDKHFYILPHAKMKPAIEMRYQDILLDRLPVDTSKR from the coding sequence ATGAGAAACCTTAAAAACAAAGTAGCGGTCATTACTGGTGGGGCCAGTGGCCTTGGGCTTGCCATGGCAAAACGTTTTGGACGAGAAGGCATGAGAATCGTCCTTGCAGATATTGAAACAGAACGACTAAACGCAGCCGTTTCAGATCTTGAAACTCTTGGCGTTAGTGCACTAGGCGTGTCATGCGACGTATCACTTGCTGAAGACGTAGAAAATCTCGCACATTGCACTCTAGAACACTTTGGATCTGTAAATGTGGTGTGTAATAATGCTGGAGTCTCTCTCAGCGGGCTCATCTGGGAGCATTCAACGAAGGATTGGGAATGGGCCTTCGGTCCCAACGTTTGGGGCGTCATCCACGGCATCCGTGTATTCACTCCCATTTTACTCAATCAAAAAGAAGAGGGGCACATTGTTAATACAGCCTCAGTCGCGGGATTGATGTCATTTAACGGCATGGGGCTCTATTGCGCGACAAAACATGCCGTCGTCACAATGAGCGAATGCCTGCATCACGACTTAACGAGCGTGGCAGAACACGTGCATTGTTCCGTTTTATGCCCTGCCTACGTTCCTACACGCATCGCCGATTCAGAACGTAATCGACCAGAACAACTCCAAGACAAACGCGAAAAATCTGCGTTTGAAGTAGATATGGAAAAAAATCTTAAAAAAGCGGTTGAGTCCGGCAAAATAAGCGCCGAACAAGTCGCAGATCATGTCCTCGCAGCAATCCAAGATAAACACTTTTACATACTCCCCCACGCCAAAATGAAGCCTGCGATTGAAATGCGTTATCAAGACATTTTACTAGACCGCTTACCTGTAGATACCTCAAAACGCTAA
- a CDS encoding MotA/TolQ/ExbB proton channel family protein, translating into MDFEANIETIIYFSKMSGGLLPLMGLLLLVTIIVIVERLYFYHRVVRSGSNMEHDLNVIEHQNADQLKELEEHYEATLQVALIKAAKLAKGKDAEEMGRKIEESIMWELPKLDRGIWFLDTSVTLAPLMGLLGTIIGMVDAFDILGTADTIKSSTKMVTGGIAEALVATGAGLLIAIVAVLFLNHFNKRIRVAVHQMDLIKTMLINRFHSNS; encoded by the coding sequence ATGGATTTTGAAGCAAACATAGAAACAATAATATATTTCAGCAAAATGTCCGGAGGTTTGCTGCCTCTAATGGGGCTCCTTCTCCTAGTTACGATCATAGTTATTGTTGAGCGGTTGTACTTTTATCATCGTGTAGTTAGAAGTGGATCAAATATGGAGCATGACCTGAACGTCATTGAACATCAAAATGCGGATCAGCTCAAAGAGCTAGAGGAGCACTACGAGGCGACGTTGCAAGTGGCGCTCATCAAAGCCGCGAAGTTAGCTAAGGGCAAAGACGCGGAAGAGATGGGTCGAAAAATCGAAGAATCCATTATGTGGGAATTGCCTAAATTAGATCGAGGTATCTGGTTTTTGGATACGTCTGTAACACTGGCACCACTCATGGGGTTGTTGGGAACTATTATAGGGATGGTAGATGCTTTCGATATATTGGGTACGGCTGATACCATAAAAAGTTCGACGAAAATGGTAACAGGTGGAATTGCTGAGGCGCTGGTTGCAACTGGTGCCGGACTTCTGATAGCGATTGTCGCAGTGCTGTTTCTTAATCACTTCAACAAGCGTATTCGCGTTGCGGTGCATCAAATGGATTTAATAAAAACCATGCTCATAAATCGTTTTCACAGTAATTCTTAG
- a CDS encoding energy transducer TonB, translating to MFGKYRQVKALWPDLHLEEKRFLPWWAALVLALLIQVSPFLGGYLYGLWIPQVTLEDEGLPEIKMSVRLDERPPLEALKPPPPKPKEELPKPELEKIKNTIPLEPPRPLPDEISAEIKLPAHKPEEKEDEEEEEEPALQSVFQDARPVRKVPFPKYPREAEDESIEGNITVRIMVNGDGRVMDVQVVNANPPGVFNEEVLSSVRQWQFKRDGTFSEFEQKFIFKIDPWTKY from the coding sequence ATGTTTGGTAAATACCGCCAAGTGAAAGCACTTTGGCCTGATCTCCATTTAGAAGAGAAAAGGTTCTTGCCCTGGTGGGCGGCGCTTGTGCTTGCATTATTAATACAGGTGTCGCCTTTTCTTGGCGGGTATCTCTATGGGTTATGGATTCCGCAGGTAACTCTTGAGGACGAGGGCTTACCTGAGATAAAAATGTCAGTCCGATTGGACGAGCGGCCGCCTCTTGAGGCGCTAAAGCCGCCTCCTCCAAAACCTAAGGAAGAGCTACCTAAGCCAGAGCTAGAAAAGATAAAAAATACTATCCCACTCGAACCTCCAAGGCCGTTACCTGATGAAATCTCAGCAGAGATTAAATTGCCAGCGCATAAGCCTGAAGAGAAAGAAGATGAAGAAGAAGAAGAAGAGCCAGCGCTTCAATCCGTCTTTCAAGATGCAAGACCTGTGAGGAAAGTGCCGTTCCCTAAATACCCTAGGGAGGCTGAGGATGAGAGTATCGAGGGTAATATTACGGTGCGTATTATGGTTAATGGTGATGGACGGGTCATGGATGTGCAGGTGGTTAACGCCAATCCTCCCGGAGTCTTTAATGAGGAGGTGTTGAGTAGTGTGCGCCAATGGCAGTTTAAGCGTGATGGAACTTTCTCGGAATTTGAACAAAAGTTTATTTTCAAGATTGATCCATGGACGAAATACTGA
- a CDS encoding biopolymer transporter ExbD, giving the protein MFRRDKNSYFVADRPRVEVIPMIDIMMFLLVFFVVLSINMIAGTGLDMNLPGSKTTQDIKESTITVGVKKDNQFIVDGEKISGESLTSKLLELKKNRKVSVIIAGDKDVQLETLINVMDSVRGAGINSVGIAAIAADQ; this is encoded by the coding sequence ATGTTTAGAAGAGATAAAAATAGTTATTTTGTGGCAGACCGGCCTAGGGTCGAAGTCATTCCTATGATTGACATCATGATGTTTCTCTTGGTTTTTTTTGTTGTGTTATCGATAAACATGATCGCCGGGACGGGTTTAGATATGAATCTTCCAGGGTCAAAAACAACTCAAGATATCAAAGAGTCAACGATCACAGTGGGTGTCAAAAAAGATAACCAATTTATTGTTGACGGCGAAAAAATTTCAGGTGAGAGTTTAACTTCTAAGTTGCTTGAGCTTAAGAAGAATCGGAAAGTTTCAGTCATTATCGCAGGTGACAAAGACGTGCAATTAGAGACGTTAATTAACGTCATGGATAGTGTTCGCGGTGCCGGCATCAATTCTGTAGGTATTGCTGCTATAGCGGCTGACCAATAG
- a CDS encoding transporter substrate-binding domain-containing protein: MFSLRFLLLVMLVIFVSPLTTQTFARDDEERVLGLEDEYVYGRNRGPKIGYVEPEIFDPLSDPLYRAGYKNYRPIGVPDGFKKMTAMKRTEELGAILACADGWFWPFSRTARKNEPAGLEIELLNAVAKKHDLKVEMMWVNMATRFGYGAPGGAFDLSINRGLCDLVLGLTMTGSDEHQLDPSGIIYTKSFMSTGFVLVTPGPVKGLTSLDDVKRLNIKIGLPAYSPMSDYAVANNIPHETFFQNFRVVDAMLDGTVDAAMIWSGAISQAKLNRPDGNLEMVKGYIPIPEMRWNSAWGLKNTETEFKKFIDDTFEEMLKSGEIKRIVERYGMPFFPPVE; the protein is encoded by the coding sequence ATGTTTTCTCTTCGTTTTTTATTACTTGTAATGTTAGTCATTTTTGTGTCGCCACTGACGACGCAGACGTTCGCTCGAGATGATGAGGAGCGGGTGTTGGGGTTAGAGGATGAATATGTCTATGGGCGCAATCGTGGACCCAAGATAGGATACGTCGAACCCGAAATATTTGATCCTTTGTCGGATCCACTCTACCGTGCGGGGTACAAGAATTATCGACCGATTGGTGTGCCAGATGGATTCAAAAAAATGACTGCCATGAAACGAACTGAAGAGTTAGGGGCAATTCTTGCTTGTGCAGATGGTTGGTTTTGGCCTTTTTCGCGTACAGCACGTAAAAATGAACCTGCTGGGCTGGAGATTGAACTCTTAAATGCTGTTGCAAAAAAGCATGATTTAAAAGTTGAGATGATGTGGGTGAACATGGCTACGCGATTTGGTTATGGGGCTCCAGGGGGAGCGTTTGACCTTTCCATTAATCGAGGGCTGTGTGATCTCGTGCTGGGGCTTACCATGACAGGTTCCGACGAACATCAACTTGATCCCAGTGGGATTATTTATACGAAGTCGTTCATGAGCACAGGCTTTGTTCTAGTGACTCCAGGGCCGGTCAAAGGGTTGACCAGCTTGGATGACGTTAAGAGATTGAACATCAAGATTGGTTTGCCTGCATATTCTCCTATGAGTGATTACGCTGTCGCGAATAATATTCCTCATGAAACATTTTTTCAGAATTTCCGAGTGGTTGACGCTATGCTCGATGGCACAGTCGATGCGGCGATGATTTGGTCGGGGGCCATATCGCAAGCGAAATTGAACCGTCCTGATGGTAATCTGGAAATGGTCAAAGGATATATTCCAATTCCGGAGATGCGTTGGAATAGTGCTTGGGGACTTAAAAACACAGAGACAGAATTCAAAAAATTTATTGATGATACCTTTGAGGAAATGCTTAAGTCGGGGGAGATTAAACGGATTGTTGAGCGGTATGGAATGCCTTTCTTCCCTCCCGTTGAATAA